A window of Cyclopterus lumpus isolate fCycLum1 chromosome 14, fCycLum1.pri, whole genome shotgun sequence contains these coding sequences:
- the thoc2 gene encoding THO complex subunit 2 isoform X1 gives MATLILPGEWIKNWEKSGKHEFVQLCKELTEKTDHGSEIRDIQAALYELCWQVVQGNLKLDLVISVLGDMVELRDDMPSILADVFSTLDLETAALEEKIKRDHYTQLVGACLFFVPEAILKERLDPETLESLGLIKQAHQFNQKIVKIKTKLFYKQQKFNLLREENEGYAKLITELGQDLSGNITSHIVLESIKSLIGCFNLDPNRVLDIILEVYESRSDQDEFFLSLIKCYMCEPLTLCHILGFKFKFYQEPNEETPKSLYHIAAALLHHNLIELEDLYVHLMPVDAIIVEEHKRDITEAKQIARKLVMVVLPSEKSEDKDKEKEKEEEKNDKPPDNQKLGLLEALLRIGDWHHAQSIMDQMPSFYASSHKAIALALCQLVHLTVDPLYRRAGLPKGARGCVLRPLRNKRAPRPAESFEDLRRDTFSMLCYLGPHLSHDPILFAKIVRLGKAFMKEYQSDGRSDVKDKMETLLSCFLSIADQVLLPSLSLMECNACMSEELWGLFKLFPYQHRYRLYGQWKNETYTSHPLLVKVKAQTVERAKYIMKRLTKENVKQSGRQIGKLSHSNPTILFDYMLSQIQWYDNLIVPVVDSLKYLTSLNYDVLAYCIIEALANPEKEKMKHDDTTISSWLQSLASLCGAVFRKYPIELAGLLQYVTNQLKAGKSFDLLILKEVVQKMAGIEITDEMTSEQLEAMTGGEQLKAEGGYFGQIRNTKKSSQRLKDVLLDHELALPLCLLMAQQRNGVVFLEGGEKHLKLVGHLYDQCHDTLVQFGGFLASNLSTEDYIKRVPSIDILCNQFHTPHDAAFFLSRPMYAHQILSKYDELKKAEKGNRQQQKVHKYVAACEQVMTPVHEAVVSLHPARVWDDLRPQFYATFWSLTMYDLAVPHSAYEREVNKLKVQIKAIEENPEIPLNKKKKEKERCTALQEKLQEEEKKQLEHVQRVLHRLKLEKDNWLLAKSTKNETITKFLQLCLFPRCIFSSIDAVYCARFVELVHQQKTPNFCTLLCYDRVFSAIIYTVASCTENESHRYGRFLCCMLETVTRWHSDRAIYEKECVNYPGFLTIFRATGFDGGNKADQLDYENFRHVVHKWHYMLTKASVHCLETGDYTHIRNILIVLTKILPCYPKVLNLGQALECRVHKICLEEKDKRPDLYALAMGYSGRLKGQKVHMVPENEFHHKEQPARSATPANQQNGPGSTGKPATSTCKTEEGMSEDGDRAKDKSQGTTKPVNKANSAAAKVTTSNGNGALNSTKAVKERDDKEKSGKEKKEKKEKTPGSTPETKAENRREKQRDERAGKEERVAREGKDKTPKADREKVKAEEKSSKDDKAKAGNGEPMEPSRERDAIKESKSKEKGDRSAVAGSLKSPVPRLESAESERDHKRRKLDSHSSPSHSSSVKDNSNEPKESTSKHHANYNSVTRSKSREREMEKKDSDNTQGRSKEKKEEKDRKERKRDHIVNELETSQETKRRKDENGMNSSKNSKSASPSIDSPLSAEKEKIKRSKSSSKEKVESVKPERTSSGGKKESRHDKEKSEKKEKRDSSGGKEEKKHHKSSDKHR, from the exons ATGGCGACACTTATCCTCCCTGGTGAATGGATCAAAAACTGGGAAAAATCAGGAAAACACGAGTT TGTACAACTCTGCAAAGAACTCACAGAGAAAACCGATCATGGAAGTGAGATTAGAG ATATACAGGCAGCCTTATATGAGCTCTGCTGGCAAGTTGTACAGGGGAACCTGAAGTTGGATCTTGTCATCAGCGTCCTCGGGGACATGGTG gaaCTCCGAGATGACATGCCATCAATTTTAGCAGATGTGTTCAGTACACTAG ATCTAGAGACTGCTGCACTTGAAGAAAAAATCAAACGTGACCATTACACACAACTGGTGGGAGCATGTTTG ttttttgttCCGGAAGCCATCCTGAAAGAGAGGCTGGATCCAGAAACCCTTGAATCTCTTGGACTTATAAAACAAGCCCATCAGTTCAATCAGAAGATTGTAAAAATCAAGACTAAACTATT TTACAAGCAACAGAAGTTTAACTTGTTAAGGGAGGAGAATGAGGGCTACGCCAAACTAATCACCGAGCTTGGCCAAGACCTCTCGGGCAACATCACCAGCCACATTGTCCTGGAGAGCATCAAGTCCCTCATAG GATGCTTCAACTTGGACCCTAATCGGGTTTTGGACATAATCTTAGAGGTGTATGAGAGTCGATCTGACCAAGATGAGTTCTTCCTGTCGCTCATCAAGTGCTACATGTGTGAGCCACTCACCCTTTGCCACATCCTTGGTTTTAAGTTCAAATTCTACCAG GAGCCCAATGAGGAAACCCCCAAGTCACTTTACCACattgctgctgctctgcttcaCCATAACCTGATTGAGCTTGAAGATCTCTACGTACAT CTTATGCCAGTAGATGCCATCATCGTAGAGGAACACAAACGAGACATCACAGAGGCCAAGCAGATAGCCCGTAAGCTGGTCATGGTTGTCTTGCCCTCAGAGAAAAGtgaagacaaagacaaggagaaagaaaaagaggaggaaaagaatgaTAAG CCACCTGATAACCAGAAGCTTGGTCTATTGGAAGCACTGCTTAGAATTGGAGACTGGCACCATGCCCAGAGTATTATGGACCAGATGCCATCCTTCTATGCTTCTTCTCACAAGGCCATTGCGCTGGCACTCTGCCAGCTTGTGCATCTGACTGTGGACCCTCTTTACAGAAG GGCTGGCCTCCCAAAAGGGGCAAGAGGATGTGTATTGCGTCCACTGAGGAACAAGCGTGCCCCTCGCCCTGCAGAGAGCTTCGAGGACCTACGCAGGGACACATTTAGCATGCTCTGCTACCTGGGCCCTCATCTCTCCCACGACCCAATTCTTTTTGCCAAGATTGTGCGTCTGGGCAAGGCCTTCATGAAAGAG TACCAAAGTGATGGCAGATCTGATGTCAAAGACAAAATG gAAACACTTTTGAGTTGTTTCCTGAGCATTGCAGACCAGGTGCtactcccttctctctctctgatggaGTGTAATGCTTGCATGTCTGAGGAACTGTGGGGCCTCTTCAAACTCTTTCCCTACCAGCACAG GTACCGATTATATGGACAGTGGAAGAATGAGACCTATACAAGCCATCCACTGTTGGTCAAAGTCAAAGCTCAAACTGTAGAAAGGGCCAAATACATTATGAA GCGGTTGACCAAAGAGAATGTGAAACAATCTGGAAGGCAGATTGGCAAACTGAGCCATAGCAATCCCACTATCCTCTTTGATTAT ATGCTTTCTCAGATCCAATGGTACGACAACCTTATCGTTCCGGTGGTGGACTCCTTGAAATACCTCACATCCCTCAACTATGATGTCTTGGCCT ATTGCATCATTGAGGCTCTGGCCAATCCcgagaaggagaagatgaagcaTGACGACACCACCATCTCTTCGTGGCTTCAGA GCCTGGCAAGTCTGTGTGGAGCCGTGTTCAGGAAATACCCAATTGAGTTGGCTGGCCTTCTCCAATATGTCACCAATCAACTAAAAGCAGGGAAGAG TTTTGACCTGTTGATCCTAAAAGAGGTGGTGCAGAAAATGGCTGGCATTGAGATCACAGATGAGATGACCTCAGAGCAGTTGGAGGCCATGACCGGAGGGGAGCAACTCAAAGCTGAG GGCGGCTACTTCGGCCAGATCAGGAACACTAAGAAGTCGTCACAGCGTCTGAAGGATGTGCTGCTGGACCACGAGTTGGCCTTGCCTCTGTGTTTACTCATGGCCCAGCAAAGAAATGGTGTTGTTTTCTTAGAGGGTGGAGAGAAACACCTCAAACTTGTTGGCCACCTGTATGACCAG TGTCATGACACCTTGGTGCAGTTTGGTGGTTTTCTGGCCTCCAACCTGAGCACTGAGGACTACATCAAGCGGGTTCCCTCCATTGACATCCTTTGTAACCAGTTTCACACTCCACACGATGCTGCCTTCTTTCTGTCTCGGCCAATGTACGCCCATCAGATTTTG TCTAAGTACGATGAGTTGAAGAAAGCAGAGAAAGGCAACCGGCAGCAGCAGAAGGTACACAAGTATGTGGCAGCCTGTGAACAGGTGATGACACCAGTTCATGAGGCAGTGGTGTCACTCCATCCAGCCAGGGTCTGGGACGACCTCCGCCCCCAGTTCTACGCTACCTTCTGGTCCCTCACCATGTATGACCTGGCTGTTCCACATTCTGCCTACGAGCGTGAGGTCAACAAGCTCAAGGTCCAGATCAAGGCCATCGAGGAGAATCCAGAGATA CCCTTgaataagaaaaagaaggagaaggagcgcTGCACTGCCCTGCAAGAAAAacttcaggaggaggagaagaaacagcTGGAGCACGTCCAAAGGGTTCTACACCGCCTCAAACTGGAGAAGGACAACTGGTTGTTGGCCA AATCTACAAAGAACGAGACCATAACAAAGTTTCTGCAGCTCTGTCTGTTCCCCCGCTGCATCTTCTCGTCCATCGACGCCGTGTACTGTGCACGCTTTGTCGAGCTGGTCCATCAGCAGAAGACACCCAACTTCTGCACCCTCCTGTGCTATGACAGG GTGTTTTCCGCCATCATTTACACTGTAGCCAGCTGTACCGAAAACGAGTCTCACCGCTATGGACGCTTCCTCTGCTGCATGCTGGAGACGGTGACCCGTTGGCACAGCGATCGTGCAATCTATGAGAAG GAGTGCGTCAATTACCCCGGCTTCCTGACCATCTTCAGAGCCACGGGCTTCGATGGCGGGAACAAAGCAGATCAGCTGGATTATGAGAACTTTCGGCATGTGGTGCACAAATGGCACTACATGCTGACTAAA GCTTCAGTTCACTGCCTGGAGACGGGAGATTACACCCACATCCGGAATATTCTCATCGTGCTCACTAAGATCCTGCCCTGCTACCCCAAAGTCCTGAATCTGGGCCAAGCGCTAGAGTGTCGTGTCCACAAGATCTGCCTCGAGGAGAAGGACAAGAGGCCAGACCTCTATGCCTTAGCAATGGG TTATTCAGGTCGTTTGAAAGGCCAGAAGGTGCACATGGTCCCAGAGAATGAGTTTCACCACAAGGAGCAGCCAGCGCGCAGTGCCACGCCTGCCAATCAACAGAACGGCCCCGGCAGCACAGGCAAGCCTGCCACCAGCACATGCAAGACAGAGGAGGGGATGTCCGAGGATGGTG aTCGGGCCAAGGATAAATCTCAGGGGACCACAAAGCCAGTGAACAAAGCCAACAGTGCAGCGGCCAAAGTGACCACTAGCAACGGGAACGGTGCTCTCAACAG CACCAAAGCCGTGAAAGAACGGGACGACAAGGAGAAGAGcgggaaggagaaaaaagagaaaaaggaaaagacaccAGGCAGCACTCCTGAGACAAAGGCAGAGAACCGCCGGGAGAAGCAGAGAGACGAGAGGGCAGGAAAGGAGGAGCGGGTGGCACGCGAGGGTAAGGACAAGACCCCCAAGGCAGACAGGGAGAAAGTTAAGGCTGAGGAAAAGAGCAGCAAAGACGACAAGGCCAAAGCCGGCAACGGGGAGCCCATGGAGCCATCCAGGGAGCGCGATGCCATCAAGGAGTCCAAGAGCAAggagaaaggagacaggagtGCAGTGGCTGGGTCTCTAAAGTCACCTGTTCCCAGATTGGAGTCAGCCGAATCTGAGAGGG ATCACAAAAGACGAAAGCTCGACAGTCACTCTTCTCCGTCCCACTCCTCGTCTGTTAAG GACAATAGCAACGAACCCAAGGAGTCCACATCCAAG CACCACGCCAACTACAATTCAGTTACCCGGTCcaagagcagagagagggagatggagaagaaaGATTCAGACAACACACAAGGCCGATccaaagagaagaaggaagaaaaggatcggaaagagaggaaaaga GACCATATTGTCAATGAGCTTGAGACGAGCCAAGAGACCAAACGGAGAAAGGATGAGAATGGAATGA ATTCCTCCAAAAACAGCAAGAGTGCAAGTCCTTCCATTGACTCCCCGCTTTCAGCCGAGAAAGAGAAGATCAAGCGATCCAAATCCTCTAGTAAAGAGAAGGTGGAGTCGGTGAAACCTGAGCGGACTTCCTCTGGAGGCAAAAAG GAGTCCAGACATGACAAAGAGAAATctgaaaagaaggagaagagagacagcagcggaggaaaagaagagaaaaagca TCATAAATCCTCTGACAAGCACAGATAA
- the thoc2 gene encoding THO complex subunit 2 isoform X2, with protein MATLILPGEWIKNWEKSGKHEFVQLCKELTEKTDHGSEIRDIQAALYELCWQVVQGNLKLDLVISVLGDMELRDDMPSILADVFSTLDLETAALEEKIKRDHYTQLVGACLFFVPEAILKERLDPETLESLGLIKQAHQFNQKIVKIKTKLFYKQQKFNLLREENEGYAKLITELGQDLSGNITSHIVLESIKSLIGCFNLDPNRVLDIILEVYESRSDQDEFFLSLIKCYMCEPLTLCHILGFKFKFYQEPNEETPKSLYHIAAALLHHNLIELEDLYVHLMPVDAIIVEEHKRDITEAKQIARKLVMVVLPSEKSEDKDKEKEKEEEKNDKPPDNQKLGLLEALLRIGDWHHAQSIMDQMPSFYASSHKAIALALCQLVHLTVDPLYRRAGLPKGARGCVLRPLRNKRAPRPAESFEDLRRDTFSMLCYLGPHLSHDPILFAKIVRLGKAFMKEYQSDGRSDVKDKMETLLSCFLSIADQVLLPSLSLMECNACMSEELWGLFKLFPYQHRYRLYGQWKNETYTSHPLLVKVKAQTVERAKYIMKRLTKENVKQSGRQIGKLSHSNPTILFDYMLSQIQWYDNLIVPVVDSLKYLTSLNYDVLAYCIIEALANPEKEKMKHDDTTISSWLQSLASLCGAVFRKYPIELAGLLQYVTNQLKAGKSFDLLILKEVVQKMAGIEITDEMTSEQLEAMTGGEQLKAEGGYFGQIRNTKKSSQRLKDVLLDHELALPLCLLMAQQRNGVVFLEGGEKHLKLVGHLYDQCHDTLVQFGGFLASNLSTEDYIKRVPSIDILCNQFHTPHDAAFFLSRPMYAHQILSKYDELKKAEKGNRQQQKVHKYVAACEQVMTPVHEAVVSLHPARVWDDLRPQFYATFWSLTMYDLAVPHSAYEREVNKLKVQIKAIEENPEIPLNKKKKEKERCTALQEKLQEEEKKQLEHVQRVLHRLKLEKDNWLLAKSTKNETITKFLQLCLFPRCIFSSIDAVYCARFVELVHQQKTPNFCTLLCYDRVFSAIIYTVASCTENESHRYGRFLCCMLETVTRWHSDRAIYEKECVNYPGFLTIFRATGFDGGNKADQLDYENFRHVVHKWHYMLTKASVHCLETGDYTHIRNILIVLTKILPCYPKVLNLGQALECRVHKICLEEKDKRPDLYALAMGYSGRLKGQKVHMVPENEFHHKEQPARSATPANQQNGPGSTGKPATSTCKTEEGMSEDGDRAKDKSQGTTKPVNKANSAAAKVTTSNGNGALNSTKAVKERDDKEKSGKEKKEKKEKTPGSTPETKAENRREKQRDERAGKEERVAREGKDKTPKADREKVKAEEKSSKDDKAKAGNGEPMEPSRERDAIKESKSKEKGDRSAVAGSLKSPVPRLESAESERDHKRRKLDSHSSPSHSSSVKDNSNEPKESTSKHHANYNSVTRSKSREREMEKKDSDNTQGRSKEKKEEKDRKERKRDHIVNELETSQETKRRKDENGMNSSKNSKSASPSIDSPLSAEKEKIKRSKSSSKEKVESVKPERTSSGGKKESRHDKEKSEKKEKRDSSGGKEEKKHHKSSDKHR; from the exons ATGGCGACACTTATCCTCCCTGGTGAATGGATCAAAAACTGGGAAAAATCAGGAAAACACGAGTT TGTACAACTCTGCAAAGAACTCACAGAGAAAACCGATCATGGAAGTGAGATTAGAG ATATACAGGCAGCCTTATATGAGCTCTGCTGGCAAGTTGTACAGGGGAACCTGAAGTTGGATCTTGTCATCAGCGTCCTCGGGGACATG gaaCTCCGAGATGACATGCCATCAATTTTAGCAGATGTGTTCAGTACACTAG ATCTAGAGACTGCTGCACTTGAAGAAAAAATCAAACGTGACCATTACACACAACTGGTGGGAGCATGTTTG ttttttgttCCGGAAGCCATCCTGAAAGAGAGGCTGGATCCAGAAACCCTTGAATCTCTTGGACTTATAAAACAAGCCCATCAGTTCAATCAGAAGATTGTAAAAATCAAGACTAAACTATT TTACAAGCAACAGAAGTTTAACTTGTTAAGGGAGGAGAATGAGGGCTACGCCAAACTAATCACCGAGCTTGGCCAAGACCTCTCGGGCAACATCACCAGCCACATTGTCCTGGAGAGCATCAAGTCCCTCATAG GATGCTTCAACTTGGACCCTAATCGGGTTTTGGACATAATCTTAGAGGTGTATGAGAGTCGATCTGACCAAGATGAGTTCTTCCTGTCGCTCATCAAGTGCTACATGTGTGAGCCACTCACCCTTTGCCACATCCTTGGTTTTAAGTTCAAATTCTACCAG GAGCCCAATGAGGAAACCCCCAAGTCACTTTACCACattgctgctgctctgcttcaCCATAACCTGATTGAGCTTGAAGATCTCTACGTACAT CTTATGCCAGTAGATGCCATCATCGTAGAGGAACACAAACGAGACATCACAGAGGCCAAGCAGATAGCCCGTAAGCTGGTCATGGTTGTCTTGCCCTCAGAGAAAAGtgaagacaaagacaaggagaaagaaaaagaggaggaaaagaatgaTAAG CCACCTGATAACCAGAAGCTTGGTCTATTGGAAGCACTGCTTAGAATTGGAGACTGGCACCATGCCCAGAGTATTATGGACCAGATGCCATCCTTCTATGCTTCTTCTCACAAGGCCATTGCGCTGGCACTCTGCCAGCTTGTGCATCTGACTGTGGACCCTCTTTACAGAAG GGCTGGCCTCCCAAAAGGGGCAAGAGGATGTGTATTGCGTCCACTGAGGAACAAGCGTGCCCCTCGCCCTGCAGAGAGCTTCGAGGACCTACGCAGGGACACATTTAGCATGCTCTGCTACCTGGGCCCTCATCTCTCCCACGACCCAATTCTTTTTGCCAAGATTGTGCGTCTGGGCAAGGCCTTCATGAAAGAG TACCAAAGTGATGGCAGATCTGATGTCAAAGACAAAATG gAAACACTTTTGAGTTGTTTCCTGAGCATTGCAGACCAGGTGCtactcccttctctctctctgatggaGTGTAATGCTTGCATGTCTGAGGAACTGTGGGGCCTCTTCAAACTCTTTCCCTACCAGCACAG GTACCGATTATATGGACAGTGGAAGAATGAGACCTATACAAGCCATCCACTGTTGGTCAAAGTCAAAGCTCAAACTGTAGAAAGGGCCAAATACATTATGAA GCGGTTGACCAAAGAGAATGTGAAACAATCTGGAAGGCAGATTGGCAAACTGAGCCATAGCAATCCCACTATCCTCTTTGATTAT ATGCTTTCTCAGATCCAATGGTACGACAACCTTATCGTTCCGGTGGTGGACTCCTTGAAATACCTCACATCCCTCAACTATGATGTCTTGGCCT ATTGCATCATTGAGGCTCTGGCCAATCCcgagaaggagaagatgaagcaTGACGACACCACCATCTCTTCGTGGCTTCAGA GCCTGGCAAGTCTGTGTGGAGCCGTGTTCAGGAAATACCCAATTGAGTTGGCTGGCCTTCTCCAATATGTCACCAATCAACTAAAAGCAGGGAAGAG TTTTGACCTGTTGATCCTAAAAGAGGTGGTGCAGAAAATGGCTGGCATTGAGATCACAGATGAGATGACCTCAGAGCAGTTGGAGGCCATGACCGGAGGGGAGCAACTCAAAGCTGAG GGCGGCTACTTCGGCCAGATCAGGAACACTAAGAAGTCGTCACAGCGTCTGAAGGATGTGCTGCTGGACCACGAGTTGGCCTTGCCTCTGTGTTTACTCATGGCCCAGCAAAGAAATGGTGTTGTTTTCTTAGAGGGTGGAGAGAAACACCTCAAACTTGTTGGCCACCTGTATGACCAG TGTCATGACACCTTGGTGCAGTTTGGTGGTTTTCTGGCCTCCAACCTGAGCACTGAGGACTACATCAAGCGGGTTCCCTCCATTGACATCCTTTGTAACCAGTTTCACACTCCACACGATGCTGCCTTCTTTCTGTCTCGGCCAATGTACGCCCATCAGATTTTG TCTAAGTACGATGAGTTGAAGAAAGCAGAGAAAGGCAACCGGCAGCAGCAGAAGGTACACAAGTATGTGGCAGCCTGTGAACAGGTGATGACACCAGTTCATGAGGCAGTGGTGTCACTCCATCCAGCCAGGGTCTGGGACGACCTCCGCCCCCAGTTCTACGCTACCTTCTGGTCCCTCACCATGTATGACCTGGCTGTTCCACATTCTGCCTACGAGCGTGAGGTCAACAAGCTCAAGGTCCAGATCAAGGCCATCGAGGAGAATCCAGAGATA CCCTTgaataagaaaaagaaggagaaggagcgcTGCACTGCCCTGCAAGAAAAacttcaggaggaggagaagaaacagcTGGAGCACGTCCAAAGGGTTCTACACCGCCTCAAACTGGAGAAGGACAACTGGTTGTTGGCCA AATCTACAAAGAACGAGACCATAACAAAGTTTCTGCAGCTCTGTCTGTTCCCCCGCTGCATCTTCTCGTCCATCGACGCCGTGTACTGTGCACGCTTTGTCGAGCTGGTCCATCAGCAGAAGACACCCAACTTCTGCACCCTCCTGTGCTATGACAGG GTGTTTTCCGCCATCATTTACACTGTAGCCAGCTGTACCGAAAACGAGTCTCACCGCTATGGACGCTTCCTCTGCTGCATGCTGGAGACGGTGACCCGTTGGCACAGCGATCGTGCAATCTATGAGAAG GAGTGCGTCAATTACCCCGGCTTCCTGACCATCTTCAGAGCCACGGGCTTCGATGGCGGGAACAAAGCAGATCAGCTGGATTATGAGAACTTTCGGCATGTGGTGCACAAATGGCACTACATGCTGACTAAA GCTTCAGTTCACTGCCTGGAGACGGGAGATTACACCCACATCCGGAATATTCTCATCGTGCTCACTAAGATCCTGCCCTGCTACCCCAAAGTCCTGAATCTGGGCCAAGCGCTAGAGTGTCGTGTCCACAAGATCTGCCTCGAGGAGAAGGACAAGAGGCCAGACCTCTATGCCTTAGCAATGGG TTATTCAGGTCGTTTGAAAGGCCAGAAGGTGCACATGGTCCCAGAGAATGAGTTTCACCACAAGGAGCAGCCAGCGCGCAGTGCCACGCCTGCCAATCAACAGAACGGCCCCGGCAGCACAGGCAAGCCTGCCACCAGCACATGCAAGACAGAGGAGGGGATGTCCGAGGATGGTG aTCGGGCCAAGGATAAATCTCAGGGGACCACAAAGCCAGTGAACAAAGCCAACAGTGCAGCGGCCAAAGTGACCACTAGCAACGGGAACGGTGCTCTCAACAG CACCAAAGCCGTGAAAGAACGGGACGACAAGGAGAAGAGcgggaaggagaaaaaagagaaaaaggaaaagacaccAGGCAGCACTCCTGAGACAAAGGCAGAGAACCGCCGGGAGAAGCAGAGAGACGAGAGGGCAGGAAAGGAGGAGCGGGTGGCACGCGAGGGTAAGGACAAGACCCCCAAGGCAGACAGGGAGAAAGTTAAGGCTGAGGAAAAGAGCAGCAAAGACGACAAGGCCAAAGCCGGCAACGGGGAGCCCATGGAGCCATCCAGGGAGCGCGATGCCATCAAGGAGTCCAAGAGCAAggagaaaggagacaggagtGCAGTGGCTGGGTCTCTAAAGTCACCTGTTCCCAGATTGGAGTCAGCCGAATCTGAGAGGG ATCACAAAAGACGAAAGCTCGACAGTCACTCTTCTCCGTCCCACTCCTCGTCTGTTAAG GACAATAGCAACGAACCCAAGGAGTCCACATCCAAG CACCACGCCAACTACAATTCAGTTACCCGGTCcaagagcagagagagggagatggagaagaaaGATTCAGACAACACACAAGGCCGATccaaagagaagaaggaagaaaaggatcggaaagagaggaaaaga GACCATATTGTCAATGAGCTTGAGACGAGCCAAGAGACCAAACGGAGAAAGGATGAGAATGGAATGA ATTCCTCCAAAAACAGCAAGAGTGCAAGTCCTTCCATTGACTCCCCGCTTTCAGCCGAGAAAGAGAAGATCAAGCGATCCAAATCCTCTAGTAAAGAGAAGGTGGAGTCGGTGAAACCTGAGCGGACTTCCTCTGGAGGCAAAAAG GAGTCCAGACATGACAAAGAGAAATctgaaaagaaggagaagagagacagcagcggaggaaaagaagagaaaaagca TCATAAATCCTCTGACAAGCACAGATAA